GGACCGGGGTTCCGGACCGTGGGAGGGAACACATGGGAACAACCACCAGAGTGGCCCTGGTCACCGGGGCCGCGCAGGGCATTGGTGCGGCCGTGGCACGGGCGCTGGCCGGCGAGGCGTCGATCGCGGCGCTCGACAAGCGGGAGGAGGGACTGTCCTCGTTGGTCGAGGAGCTGCGCGCGCGCGGGTGCCGTGCCGCCGCCTTCCCGGCCGATGTGAGCGACAGCGCCGCGGTGGAAGCGGCCGTCGAGCGGATCGAGCGCGAGCTGGGGCCGATCGGCATCCTGGTCAACGTGGCCGGTGTGCTGCGGGTGGGCCCCGCCGTGTCGCTCAGCGATGAGGACTGGGCGGCCACCTTCGCGGTCAACACCCACGGTGTCTTCCATGTCTCTCGTGCCGTCGCCCGCCGCATGATGCCGCGCCAGTCGGGCGCCATCGTCACCGTCGGATCGAACGCCGCGGGCGTGCCTCGCATGCAGATGGCCGCCTACGCCGCGTCCAAGGCCGCCTCCACCATGTTCACCAAGTGCCTGGGGCTCGAGCTGGCCCAGCACGGCATCCGCTGCAACGTGGTGTCTCCCGGCTCCACCGACACGGCCATGCAGCGCGCTCTCTGGGCCGACGAGCACGGCGCCCAGGCGATGATCGCCGGCTCGCCCGAGACCTTCCGCGTGGGCATCCCGCTGCGCCGGATCGCCACCCCGGACGACATCGCCGAGGCGGTGGCGTTCCTCGTCTCGGACCGGGCCCGCCACATCACCCTGCACGATCTCTGTGTCGACGGGGGCGCGACGCTGGGCGCGTAGATCCTTCGTGTCTTCAGATTCTGAGAACGGTTGTCATTTTCAATTTCAAGAGGTGAGTGAG
The sequence above is drawn from the Archangium gephyra genome and encodes:
- a CDS encoding 2,3-dihydro-2,3-dihydroxybenzoate dehydrogenase, with amino-acid sequence MGTTTRVALVTGAAQGIGAAVARALAGEASIAALDKREEGLSSLVEELRARGCRAAAFPADVSDSAAVEAAVERIERELGPIGILVNVAGVLRVGPAVSLSDEDWAATFAVNTHGVFHVSRAVARRMMPRQSGAIVTVGSNAAGVPRMQMAAYAASKAASTMFTKCLGLELAQHGIRCNVVSPGSTDTAMQRALWADEHGAQAMIAGSPETFRVGIPLRRIATPDDIAEAVAFLVSDRARHITLHDLCVDGGATLGA